In a single window of the bacterium (Candidatus Blackallbacteria) CG13_big_fil_rev_8_21_14_2_50_49_14 genome:
- a CDS encoding DUF4438 domain-containing protein: MLKTNESSLIMNAVQGSPIYPGASGWRVSHDGKGLMLPGVGGINYNLKVGDSAFGWVADHAEPAVSSTASLEKREQGVNLSYNYFACIGNEARIISGEAKGAKGIVTGTHGGCEHVMIDFSEEVLDLLSYEDRIQIRAFGQGLALSDYPEVLIWSLAPSLLHKMGIEEDPGEKLLRVPVVATVPAELLGSGLGRTDGYKADIDIQTSDQAYIRQLGLDKLKLGDFVALMDYKSYYGWSFQKGAVTIGIVCHTDSYTAGHGPGVTTLLTSTQGEIQPLIYPNANIGQYLKIGRYRVE, encoded by the coding sequence ATGTTAAAAACAAATGAATCCTCATTGATCATGAATGCTGTTCAGGGAAGTCCCATTTATCCGGGAGCTTCGGGATGGCGGGTATCCCATGATGGCAAAGGCTTGATGCTGCCAGGTGTCGGTGGGATTAACTATAATTTGAAGGTTGGAGACAGTGCTTTTGGCTGGGTCGCCGATCATGCTGAACCAGCGGTTTCCAGCACAGCTTCGCTTGAGAAAAGAGAGCAAGGAGTCAACCTTTCCTATAATTATTTTGCCTGTATTGGCAACGAAGCCCGGATTATTTCTGGCGAAGCCAAAGGGGCCAAAGGCATTGTGACGGGAACGCATGGGGGGTGCGAACACGTGATGATCGATTTTTCAGAGGAGGTACTTGATCTCCTGAGCTATGAAGATCGGATCCAAATACGTGCTTTTGGGCAGGGTTTAGCATTGAGTGATTATCCTGAGGTTTTGATTTGGAGCTTGGCCCCTTCGCTTCTGCATAAAATGGGAATAGAAGAAGATCCTGGTGAGAAGCTGCTGCGTGTGCCTGTGGTGGCAACAGTTCCTGCCGAACTTTTGGGCTCTGGTTTGGGGCGTACCGATGGCTATAAGGCGGATATTGATATTCAAACCTCAGATCAGGCCTATATCCGTCAATTGGGGTTGGATAAGCTGAAACTTGGAGACTTTGTGGCCTTGATGGATTATAAGTCTTATTATGGCTGGTCCTTCCAAAAAGGGGCGGTAACGATTGGGATTGTCTGTCATACTGACTCATATACGGCAGGTCATGGACCCGGTGTCACCACGCTTTTGACCTCTACCCAAGGAGAAATCCAGCCTTTGATTTATCCGAATGCCAATATAGGTCAATACTTAAAAATAGGTCGCTATCGGGTTGAGTAA
- the gatC gene encoding Asp-tRNA(Asn)/Glu-tRNA(Gln) amidotransferase GatCAB subunit C (allows the formation of correctly charged Asn-tRNA(Asn) or Gln-tRNA(Gln) through the transamidation of misacylated Asp-tRNA(Asn) or Glu-tRNA(Gln) in organisms which lack either or both of asparaginyl-tRNA or glutaminyl-tRNA synthetases; reaction takes place in the presence of glutamine and ATP through an activated phospho-Asp-tRNA(Asn) or phospho-Glu-tRNA; some Mycoplasma proteins contain an N-terminal fusion to an unknown domain), with translation MITSETIRHIAKLSRLSFSEPEIERLKHDLATVLDYVDQLAEVDTEGVEPACHSLSIKNVYRNDKVRHSLSSEQVFQNAPETEDAYFKVPQIMGQA, from the coding sequence ATGATTACATCTGAAACCATCCGGCATATCGCCAAGCTTTCTCGTTTAAGTTTTTCAGAACCAGAAATTGAAAGATTAAAACACGACCTTGCGACTGTCTTAGATTATGTAGATCAGTTAGCTGAAGTCGATACCGAAGGTGTTGAGCCAGCCTGTCATTCTCTGTCGATCAAGAATGTCTATCGAAACGACAAGGTTCGTCACAGTTTGAGTTCTGAACAGGTCTTTCAAAATGCGCCTGAAACAGAAGATGCCTACTTTAAAGTTCCTCAGATTATGGGGCAAGCCTGA
- the dnaN gene encoding DNA polymerase III subunit beta, translated as MKITCSTEQLKKTLQAVQRAVASKGILPVLSNVLLTSDEENESYLKVVGTDLEIGVESKLEIQNPQKLNITIPAKKLFEIVNKFPDETIHFDFHESGSVDLLGEKLKFNLNTLPADDFPRLPHVDRESQFSLSLNDFCQAIRQTTFATATDSAKSILTGVNVQLGNGQLRLAATDGYRLAVRQVVLQEESQASLNVIIPKRTLVELERLVKQDERELIGMSVTDSHVLFESEGKVLTSRLIEGKYPDYNKILPKTFGRKIWLETRPFLNAVERVSIMASEQTHVISFDIQASELIITAGAEQGKARESVEVKTEGEPLNISFNANYLLDVLKIFAEDASHILLQLNSEIQPAVVQSVDNDDYVCMLMPIKP; from the coding sequence ATGAAAATTACCTGTTCAACAGAACAATTGAAAAAAACGCTCCAAGCAGTGCAACGGGCAGTCGCCAGTAAAGGAATTCTTCCTGTACTCAGCAATGTATTGCTGACCTCTGATGAAGAAAATGAGAGTTATCTCAAGGTTGTAGGCACTGATTTAGAAATTGGGGTTGAAAGCAAGCTTGAAATTCAGAACCCACAAAAATTAAACATCACCATTCCTGCGAAAAAATTGTTTGAAATTGTCAACAAGTTTCCTGATGAAACGATTCATTTTGATTTTCATGAATCAGGCTCTGTGGATTTGCTTGGGGAAAAACTAAAATTTAATCTGAATACCTTGCCCGCTGATGATTTTCCCAGACTTCCCCATGTCGATAGAGAAAGCCAATTTTCGCTGTCCCTCAATGATTTTTGTCAGGCCATCAGACAGACAACTTTTGCTACAGCCACAGATTCAGCCAAAAGTATTTTAACCGGTGTGAATGTTCAGTTGGGCAATGGTCAATTGCGCTTGGCTGCGACCGATGGCTACCGTCTTGCCGTCAGACAGGTAGTTTTACAAGAGGAATCTCAGGCCAGTCTGAATGTGATTATTCCCAAACGAACCTTGGTTGAATTGGAACGCCTGGTAAAACAGGATGAACGGGAACTGATCGGAATGTCAGTGACTGACAGTCATGTTTTGTTTGAATCCGAAGGGAAAGTGCTGACCTCCCGACTGATCGAGGGCAAGTATCCTGATTATAATAAGATTTTGCCCAAAACCTTCGGACGTAAAATTTGGCTGGAAACACGCCCATTTCTCAATGCTGTTGAACGTGTTTCGATTATGGCTTCAGAGCAAACCCATGTGATCAGCTTTGATATTCAAGCCTCAGAATTGATCATTACAGCCGGAGCTGAGCAGGGGAAAGCAAGAGAGTCGGTAGAAGTCAAAACCGAGGGTGAACCTTTAAATATTAGCTTTAATGCCAATTATTTATTGGATGTGCTCAAGATTTTTGCTGAAGACGCAAGCCATATCCTTTTGCAGCTGAACAGTGAAATTCAACCTGCGGTTGTGCAATCGGTAGACAATGATGATTATGTCTGTATGTTGATGCCGATCAAACCTTAA
- a CDS encoding DNA replication/repair protein RecF, translating into MWIQALELNHFRNYQKLQLDLDPFRQIALVGLNAQGKSNLLESLFLLAFASSFRTSSLTELIYWGENMARIEGTFGYQNNVPVHLKFYVQRNGKRVAAVNHVGQKRLANYIGYIRLVCFTSKDLLMLTGQPSDRRQFIDLLLIQSYPRYYSLLQNYNRLLKQRNSLLKSLKKSDSRLPNSDLEQSLESWDLQLAETGAQIIQKRVEALKVFSEYMNESHAQMSSQTESVKLGYRSSLGEVAEGSRAEMTEQFCRLLKQKRIADILHGYSSVGPHRDDLYFLLGGRELRHFGSQGQIRTTALALKMAEVKFLTELFHEPPILLLDDVFSELDIQRQQALLEHIQQPGIQTFLTTTHLDGPVQRILGEQAKVFHVSKGEIFE; encoded by the coding sequence GTGTGGATTCAAGCTCTTGAACTCAATCATTTCAGGAACTACCAAAAACTCCAATTAGATTTGGATCCGTTTCGGCAGATTGCTTTGGTGGGACTGAATGCTCAAGGTAAAAGCAATTTACTTGAGAGTTTGTTTTTACTTGCCTTTGCATCCTCGTTTAGAACCTCGTCCTTAACAGAGTTAATCTATTGGGGTGAAAACATGGCCCGAATAGAAGGTACTTTTGGATATCAAAACAATGTGCCCGTTCATCTGAAGTTTTATGTTCAACGCAATGGGAAACGTGTTGCTGCAGTAAACCATGTTGGACAAAAGCGTCTCGCCAATTATATTGGCTATATTCGCCTGGTTTGTTTTACCTCTAAAGATTTATTAATGTTGACGGGTCAACCCTCTGATCGCAGACAGTTTATCGATTTGCTCCTTATTCAGAGCTATCCTCGCTATTATTCGCTTTTACAAAACTATAACCGTCTTTTGAAACAGCGCAACAGTCTTTTGAAAAGCTTGAAAAAATCAGATTCACGCCTGCCCAACAGTGATTTGGAACAATCGTTGGAATCTTGGGATTTACAATTGGCGGAAACAGGTGCTCAGATCATTCAAAAACGGGTAGAGGCTTTGAAAGTTTTTTCTGAATATATGAATGAATCCCATGCGCAAATGTCGTCACAGACTGAAAGCGTTAAGTTAGGATATCGCTCAAGTTTAGGAGAGGTAGCAGAGGGTTCAAGAGCTGAGATGACAGAACAATTTTGCCGACTTCTCAAGCAGAAAAGGATAGCTGATATTTTACATGGCTACAGTTCTGTAGGACCGCATCGTGATGATCTCTATTTCTTACTGGGGGGCAGAGAACTTCGACATTTTGGATCTCAAGGTCAAATCCGAACGACCGCTTTGGCTTTGAAAATGGCTGAAGTTAAATTTTTGACAGAATTGTTTCACGAGCCGCCCATTTTACTCTTGGATGATGTATTCTCAGAATTGGATATCCAACGTCAGCAAGCTTTGCTTGAACATATTCAGCAACCTGGCATTCAAACTTTTTTAACGACCACCCATTTGGATGGACCTGTACAACGCATTTTGGGAGAACAGGCCAAAGTTTTTCATGTTTCAAAGGGAGAAATCTTTGAATGA
- the manB gene encoding phosphomannomutase/phosphoglucomutase (converts mannose-6-phosphate to mannose-1-phosphate; the resulting product is then converted to GDP-mannose by ManC which is then used in the synthesis of mannose-containing glycoconjugates that are important for mediating entry into host cells), whose product MGSIFKAYDIRGVYPSEINEEIAYQVGRAFVDYLKVDNVVVGQDMRTSSPSIFEALTRGLTEQGASVYDIGMSTTDMFYFAVEHLEASAGIMITASHNPGKYNGLKMVRKHAVPIGGESGIKDIEALYHAGNFQAAEKAGVVLKKEGILDEYVQFIHGKVHLDKIKPLRVVMDAGNGMAGIVAPKMFANTPIEVIPMFFEPDGNFPNHEANPLLEENRQDLIAKVKETGADFGVGFDGDSDRAFFVDNHGKFIDNDFMTGLLGQHLLKTNPGATVFYDVRCSRYVKKAIESAGGKAYMWKVGHAFMKSKMKEVPGSIMGGEVSGHFYFKFSDEMYADNSSLPVFLTAEIISTANQPLSEILSERNNYFISGEINSTVADADAVVENIKNLYRSKGEVVEIDGMSIIGDTWWFNLRKSNTEPLLRLNCEADSQVNMETLRDELLAIIRQ is encoded by the coding sequence ATGGGTAGTATTTTTAAAGCATATGATATCCGCGGCGTTTATCCCTCTGAAATTAATGAAGAGATCGCCTACCAAGTTGGTCGGGCTTTTGTCGACTACTTAAAAGTAGACAATGTGGTCGTAGGTCAGGACATGCGCACCTCCAGTCCCAGTATTTTCGAGGCTTTAACCCGTGGCTTGACCGAGCAGGGAGCAAGTGTCTACGATATCGGAATGTCCACTACTGATATGTTTTATTTCGCGGTGGAACATCTTGAAGCATCAGCCGGTATCATGATCACGGCCTCGCACAATCCTGGCAAATACAATGGTTTGAAAATGGTGCGTAAGCATGCTGTTCCCATCGGTGGAGAAAGTGGTATCAAGGACATTGAAGCCCTTTATCATGCTGGCAACTTTCAAGCAGCTGAAAAAGCAGGTGTCGTTCTCAAAAAAGAAGGCATTCTCGATGAATATGTCCAGTTCATTCATGGAAAAGTTCATCTAGACAAAATCAAACCGCTGCGCGTAGTCATGGATGCAGGCAATGGCATGGCAGGTATTGTCGCCCCCAAAATGTTCGCCAATACCCCCATTGAAGTCATTCCCATGTTTTTTGAGCCCGATGGTAATTTTCCCAACCACGAAGCCAACCCACTTTTAGAAGAAAACAGACAGGACCTGATCGCCAAAGTCAAAGAAACAGGAGCAGATTTTGGCGTTGGCTTTGACGGTGACTCTGACCGTGCTTTCTTTGTTGACAATCACGGCAAGTTTATTGATAACGATTTTATGACCGGTCTTTTAGGGCAACACCTCTTAAAGACAAATCCAGGTGCTACTGTTTTTTATGATGTACGTTGCAGCCGTTATGTCAAAAAAGCAATCGAATCTGCAGGTGGAAAAGCCTATATGTGGAAAGTAGGCCATGCTTTCATGAAATCCAAAATGAAAGAAGTGCCCGGCTCGATTATGGGGGGAGAAGTCAGTGGACATTTTTACTTCAAGTTCAGCGATGAAATGTATGCCGATAACTCTTCTTTGCCCGTCTTTTTAACTGCAGAAATTATTTCAACAGCCAACCAACCTTTGTCAGAGATTTTGTCAGAACGCAATAACTACTTCATCAGTGGCGAAATCAATTCAACGGTTGCAGATGCCGATGCTGTTGTGGAAAATATTAAAAATCTCTACCGTTCAAAAGGTGAAGTGGTTGAAATCGATGGCATGTCCATTATTGGAGACACCTGGTGGTTCAATTTGCGTAAGAGCAACACAGAACCGCTTCTGCGTCTGAACTGTGAAGCAGACAGTCAGGTCAATATGGAAACACTTCGTGACGAACTATTGGCTATCATTCGCCAATAA
- a CDS encoding isoleucine--tRNA ligase: MDYKQTLNLPQTSFSMRANSGQREPQLQEFWKNTNVYQKNLSFRTGSKYILHDGPPYLSSGKIHIGHALNRILKDLVVKYQTLNNHPAPMVFGYDCHGLPIEHEVTKNKKSAEEDPLTTRQACQAFALENLEGQRNNFYRLGLLGDWEKPYLTMNPRYEAAQLRVFAEMVDKGFIYKGLKPVYWSIAARTALAEAEVEYMDHTSHSIYVKMSLLESEKSKLPANLQNSAVSFVIWTTTPWTLPANLGIALNPDFEYSFVRVSSGEVLVMAEKLREDVLKTLDLQSEEILWQTEGKNLENMLCQHPFYERTSLVILGNHVTSEAGTGCVHTAPGHGMEDFIAGEKYKLGVLSPVNEKGIFTEQAPGFEGLYYEKANPVIIELLKEKQKLLFHTTFVHSFPHCWRTKTPLIYRATEQWFASVDGFRQEALEAVRGVTWVPASGQERISNMIAERSDWCISRQRSWGVPIPAFYHLESGEAILEKELILHVADLVETEGSDIWWKKEAHELLPSGYRYKDFAQQEFRKETDIMDVWFDSGSSHTSVLKVEPELQYPADLYLEGSDQHRGWFQSSLLTAIAAHGTPPYRTVLTHGFVLDGQGRKMSKSLGNTVEPQKVIEQYGADVLRLWVASVDYSSDVRVSYDILGQLAEIYKKIRNTMRFMLSNLYDFSPEKALPYAELSELDRHLLHKLQNVITQVRSSFENYAFYRFYQIMQNFCVIDLSNIYFAIVKDILYIEHPDSKLRLSVQTVLWEVLKALMGMVTPVLTHLAEDARENLPEALKQAWPESVLLADYPQANTHWSAPELAEKWEKILSARDQLNLVLEEARKAKKIGRSMEAKATLYLPAEETELLDYLQTHHELLRQVMMVSYLNFQTSATERIPEIAVIEGSKCERCWGVFESQDIGQTTEHPSLCNRCVKIVENWPSV, encoded by the coding sequence ATGGACTACAAACAAACGCTAAATCTACCTCAAACTTCTTTTTCCATGCGAGCCAACTCAGGCCAAAGAGAACCCCAACTGCAGGAGTTCTGGAAAAACACGAATGTTTATCAAAAAAATTTAAGCTTCCGCACAGGCTCCAAATATATCCTCCATGATGGCCCTCCCTATTTAAGTTCTGGAAAAATTCATATTGGTCATGCGCTGAACCGTATTCTCAAAGATTTGGTCGTTAAATACCAAACCTTAAACAATCACCCTGCTCCAATGGTCTTTGGCTACGATTGTCACGGTCTACCGATTGAACATGAAGTCACAAAAAACAAAAAGTCAGCAGAAGAAGATCCCCTAACAACCCGCCAGGCCTGCCAGGCATTTGCGCTTGAAAATTTAGAAGGACAGCGCAATAATTTCTATCGATTGGGCCTGCTGGGAGATTGGGAAAAACCTTATCTCACCATGAATCCCCGCTATGAGGCTGCTCAGCTACGTGTCTTTGCCGAAATGGTAGATAAAGGCTTTATTTATAAAGGCCTGAAACCCGTATATTGGAGCATTGCAGCACGCACCGCCCTGGCAGAGGCTGAAGTGGAATATATGGACCACACTTCACACAGTATCTATGTCAAAATGTCTTTGCTTGAATCTGAAAAAAGCAAACTGCCGGCCAATCTTCAAAATAGTGCTGTTTCATTTGTCATCTGGACCACCACGCCTTGGACCTTACCAGCCAATCTCGGCATCGCTCTCAATCCAGATTTTGAATATTCCTTTGTGCGCGTTTCCTCAGGAGAGGTTCTGGTCATGGCAGAGAAACTGCGTGAAGACGTCCTGAAAACCCTCGATCTACAAAGCGAAGAAATTCTCTGGCAAACCGAAGGCAAAAATCTTGAAAACATGCTTTGCCAACACCCTTTTTATGAACGGACTTCTTTGGTCATCTTGGGCAACCATGTCACCTCAGAAGCCGGTACCGGCTGTGTTCATACCGCTCCAGGTCATGGCATGGAGGATTTTATCGCTGGAGAAAAATACAAATTGGGCGTGCTCTCTCCAGTCAATGAAAAAGGAATTTTCACCGAGCAAGCTCCCGGCTTTGAAGGTCTTTATTATGAAAAAGCAAATCCTGTCATCATCGAATTGCTGAAAGAAAAGCAAAAATTGCTTTTTCATACCACTTTCGTTCATAGTTTTCCACATTGTTGGCGAACCAAAACCCCATTGATTTACCGGGCCACAGAACAGTGGTTTGCTTCCGTAGATGGCTTCAGACAAGAGGCCTTAGAAGCTGTTCGCGGCGTCACATGGGTTCCTGCCAGTGGTCAGGAACGTATCAGCAATATGATTGCTGAACGTTCAGATTGGTGCATCAGCCGCCAACGCTCCTGGGGAGTTCCGATCCCTGCCTTTTACCATCTTGAAAGTGGAGAAGCCATTCTTGAAAAAGAACTGATCCTGCATGTGGCCGATCTGGTAGAAACAGAAGGCAGCGATATCTGGTGGAAAAAAGAGGCCCATGAACTCCTTCCTTCAGGTTATCGCTATAAGGACTTTGCGCAACAGGAATTCCGCAAAGAAACAGATATTATGGATGTCTGGTTTGATTCCGGCTCAAGCCATACCAGCGTTTTAAAAGTAGAACCTGAACTGCAATATCCCGCCGATTTGTATTTAGAAGGTTCCGACCAGCACCGTGGTTGGTTTCAGTCTTCACTCTTAACAGCCATCGCAGCCCATGGAACCCCTCCTTACCGTACCGTTTTAACCCATGGCTTCGTCTTGGATGGACAAGGGCGCAAAATGAGCAAATCTTTGGGCAATACCGTGGAGCCTCAAAAAGTAATTGAGCAATACGGTGCTGATGTTCTCAGACTCTGGGTCGCTTCTGTAGATTATTCCAGTGATGTACGGGTCTCCTATGATATCCTCGGTCAATTGGCAGAGATCTATAAAAAGATTCGCAATACCATGCGTTTTATGCTCAGTAATCTGTATGATTTCAGCCCTGAAAAAGCCCTGCCCTATGCAGAACTCAGTGAACTGGATCGTCATTTGCTGCATAAACTTCAAAATGTAATCACCCAAGTGCGCAGCAGTTTTGAAAATTATGCGTTTTATCGGTTCTACCAAATCATGCAGAATTTCTGTGTGATCGATTTAAGCAATATTTACTTTGCAATCGTCAAAGATATTCTCTATATCGAACATCCCGACTCCAAACTCAGACTGTCCGTTCAGACAGTCCTTTGGGAAGTCTTAAAAGCCTTGATGGGAATGGTTACTCCTGTGCTTACCCATTTGGCTGAAGATGCACGTGAAAATTTGCCTGAGGCACTGAAACAGGCTTGGCCTGAAAGTGTGCTTTTGGCAGATTATCCTCAAGCCAATACCCATTGGTCAGCGCCTGAACTGGCTGAGAAATGGGAAAAAATTCTCAGTGCACGCGATCAATTGAATTTGGTTTTGGAAGAAGCACGAAAGGCAAAAAAAATCGGCCGTTCCATGGAAGCCAAGGCCACTCTGTATCTGCCTGCTGAAGAAACAGAGCTGCTCGATTATCTCCAAACACATCATGAATTGTTACGGCAGGTCATGATGGTCTCCTATTTAAACTTTCAAACCTCAGCTACAGAGCGTATACCTGAGATCGCAGTGATTGAAGGAAGCAAATGTGAACGCTGTTGGGGTGTTTTTGAAAGTCAGGATATTGGCCAGACGACCGAACATCCCAGTTTATGCAACCGCTGTGTAAAAATTGTGGAAAACTGGCCCTCAGTTTAA
- a CDS encoding transporter, whose translation MNLTFDALRNFLAHHGLLLLFLTIGLGYLLSHLEIAGVSLGVAAVLFVGLALGAWEDGRFMLPEIVGQLGLLLFIYPIGLQAGPSFFRLFRKRGLQMILLTLAAVSLAGGLTWLAITQLGIAPAIAVGLFCGGTTNTPALAMVSESLRGTPLAAQPAVGYSIAYPLAVLLPILLAQALVWIQHLNLPKEAQKAEQEAGAQPQASAANLRLDRKELAGHTLKSSLLSKPGIKVSRIQRGNEIILARPDTLLAEGDILHIVASAAELESLSHQIGPQVTLAGPETSRQTLDFRRVVLTNPELIGKTLQETHLERDWEVVVTRLRRGDVDFVPSDETILERGDRLRIVAPAEKMSALTQLLGDSLRSLGETDFVSLSLGILLGILLGEILIPIGSAELKLGMAGGSLVVALILGWLGRTGPIIWNLPLEVNMTFRQLGMMLFFASVGLRSGGAFVKALQSQGPLLLLTGALITLGATLIFLVGSYLILRWDWVTTTGTLAGGQTQPAILAFVNQRVSSEAANIAYVGMMPAAMISKILLAQLLLWFAGL comes from the coding sequence ATGAACCTCACCTTCGACGCGCTTCGAAATTTTCTTGCCCATCACGGCCTGCTTTTGCTCTTTCTGACGATTGGACTCGGCTATTTGCTCAGCCATTTAGAAATTGCCGGGGTCAGCCTGGGCGTTGCGGCTGTACTTTTTGTGGGGCTGGCTCTGGGAGCCTGGGAAGATGGACGTTTCATGCTGCCCGAGATTGTCGGGCAATTGGGATTGCTTCTGTTTATTTATCCGATCGGCTTACAGGCAGGCCCTTCTTTTTTTCGACTATTTCGCAAACGTGGGCTGCAAATGATTCTGCTGACCTTGGCAGCGGTCTCACTGGCCGGAGGCCTTACCTGGCTGGCGATCACGCAACTGGGCATTGCACCCGCCATAGCTGTCGGTCTGTTTTGTGGGGGTACCACCAATACCCCCGCTCTGGCAATGGTCAGTGAAAGTCTGCGTGGAACCCCACTGGCCGCCCAGCCTGCAGTCGGCTATTCAATTGCCTACCCTCTGGCTGTTTTACTGCCGATCTTATTGGCCCAAGCCCTGGTTTGGATTCAACACTTAAATTTGCCCAAAGAAGCTCAGAAAGCTGAACAGGAAGCGGGCGCACAACCTCAAGCCTCAGCCGCAAATCTTCGCCTGGATCGTAAAGAACTGGCGGGTCACACACTGAAAAGTAGCTTGCTCTCAAAACCAGGCATTAAAGTCAGTCGCATCCAAAGAGGAAACGAGATTATTCTGGCGCGACCGGACACCCTTTTAGCCGAAGGAGACATTCTCCATATTGTGGCTTCAGCAGCCGAGCTTGAAAGCCTGAGCCATCAGATCGGCCCCCAGGTCACATTGGCAGGCCCGGAAACCTCACGCCAAACCCTTGATTTTCGCAGGGTGGTCCTCACCAACCCAGAACTCATCGGCAAAACCCTTCAAGAAACCCATTTAGAACGTGACTGGGAAGTCGTGGTCACCCGACTTCGTAGAGGGGACGTGGATTTTGTTCCTTCAGATGAAACCATTCTGGAACGGGGAGATCGCTTAAGAATTGTCGCACCTGCTGAAAAAATGTCAGCATTGACCCAACTGCTGGGAGACTCTCTGCGTTCCCTGGGAGAAACAGACTTTGTCTCACTTTCATTGGGCATTTTATTGGGCATTCTGCTCGGAGAAATCCTCATTCCGATTGGCAGTGCTGAGCTTAAACTGGGCATGGCCGGTGGCTCCCTGGTCGTGGCCCTGATTTTAGGTTGGCTGGGTAGAACAGGGCCAATTATCTGGAACCTGCCCCTGGAAGTGAATATGACCTTTCGCCAGCTGGGCATGATGCTATTTTTTGCCTCAGTCGGGCTGCGTTCAGGAGGCGCTTTCGTGAAAGCCCTACAAAGCCAGGGCCCCCTCCTGTTGTTAACGGGCGCATTGATTACCCTTGGAGCCACCCTAATTTTCTTAGTGGGCTCCTATCTCATTCTACGCTGGGACTGGGTAACCACCACAGGCACCCTGGCGGGGGGGCAAACACAACCCGCGATTCTGGCTTTTGTCAATCAACGGGTTTCTTCAGAAGCCGCCAATATTGCCTATGTCGGCATGATGCCGGCAGCCATGATTTCAAAAATTCTTTTGGCACAACTGCTGCTTTGGTTCGCAGGGCTCTGA